From the Acidimicrobiales bacterium genome, the window GCGGGTGAAGTGGAACCGGTCGTGGAGGCGGTCGGGGCGGCCGTTCCACACCTCGATGACCTCGGGCACCACCAGGTAGCCACCCCAGTGGGGCGGGCGAGGGATCTCCTCGGTCTCGGGGTAGGCGGCCTCGACCTCGGCGAGGCGCCGCTCGAGCACGCCCCGGTCGGCGATGGGCCGGCTCTGCTCGGAGACCAGGGCCCCGAGGCGGGCACCGCGAGGACGGCTGGCGAAGTAGGCGTCGGACTCCGACGCCGGGAGCCGCTCGGCGCGCCCCGAGACCCGGATCTGGCGGGCGAGGAAGGTCCAGACCAGCACCAGCGAGCAGCGCGGGTCG encodes:
- the pdxH gene encoding pyridoxamine 5'-phosphate oxidase, which encodes MDDELARLREEYRRASLDEGEVGHDPMALSRAWVAEAVAAGLDEPNAMVLSTVGSDGSPSSRAVLLKGLDDAGFRFFTNYDSVKGRELAADPRCSLVLVWTFLARQIRVSGRAERLPASESDAYFASRPRGARLGALVSEQSRPIADRGVLERRLAEVEAAYPETEEIPRPPHWGGYLVVPEVIEVWNGRPDRLHDRFHFTRATPGAPWSRRRLAP